The following is a genomic window from Amycolatopsis cihanbeyliensis.
CCGCTGAGGTACTGGAAGGTCACCTCGTCCGGGGCGATCATGCCGGCCCGCGCGCCCGCCTCGATCGACATGTTGCAGATGGTCATCCTGGCTTCCATGGACAGCGACTCGATCGCGCTGCCCCGGTACTCCAGTACGTACCCCTGGCCGCCGCCGGTGCCGATCTTGGCGATCACCGCGAGGATGATGTCCTTGGCGGTCACACCCGGGCGCAGCTCGCCGTCCACATTGATCGCCATCGTCTTGAACGGTCGCAGCGGGAGCGTCTGGGTCGCCAGGACGTGCTCGACCTCGGAGGTCCCGATACCGAACGCCATGGCGCCGAACGCGCCGTGGGTGGAGGTGTGACTGTCGCCGCACACCACCGTCATCCCCGGCTGGGTCAGGCCGAGCTGCGGGCCGATCACGTGCACGATGCCCTGCTCGGCATCGCCCATCGGGTGCAGGCGGATGCCGAACTCCTGGCAGTTGCGCCGCAGCGTGTCCACCTGTGTCCTGGAGACCGGGTCGGCGATCGGCAGCTCGATGTCGACCGTGGGGACGTTGTGGTCCTCGGTGGCGATCGTGAGATCCGGCCGCCGCACCGGCCTGCCCGCGAGGCGCAGCCCGTCGAACGCCTGCGGGCTGGTCACTTCGTGCACCAGGTGGAGATCGATGTAGAGCAGGTCGGGCTCGGCACCCTCGCCACGGCGCACGGTATGGCCTTCCCACACCTTCTCCGCCAGTGTCTTCGGCGTCCTCGGCTTACTCGGCTTACTCGCCGACATGAGGCTCCTCCCACGTTGTCCGGTTGGGAGTGAAGGGAACCCGGGCGGGAACGCGGGCGTGCCCGCGCCCGAGCTCGATTCTTCCCAGAATCTGGACTTCCCAAAGTACGGGAAGCTAGTATCGCTGTGTGGGACAGCATAACTCTTCCGACCAGCACAGCGGTATCGGCGTCCTGGACAAGGCGGTGGCCGTGTTGCAGGCGGCCGCCGAGGATCCGTGCGGGCTCGCGGAACTGTGCAGCCGGACGGGGTTGCCGAGGGCGACCGCGCACCGGCTCGCCGTGGGCCTGGAGGTGCACCGGCTGCTACGCCGTGGCCCGGACGGGCGCTGGCGGCCGGGTACCGCGCTGGCCGAACTGGCGGGTGGCAGCACCGACCCGTTGCTGGACGCGGCAGCCTCGGTGCTGCCCAAGCTCCGGGACATCACCGGGGAGAGTGTGCAGTTGTACCGCAGGGACGGCGGCCAGCGGGTGTGTGTCGCCACCGCGGAACCGCCGAGCGGGTTGCGGGACACCGTGCCGATCGGGGCACGCCTGCCGATGTCCGCCGGTTCCGGGGCGAAGGTGCTGGCCGCGTGGGCGGATCCGCATACGCAGCACACGATCCTGGCCGACGCCGTGTTCGGCGAGCGGACCCTGCTCGAGATCCGGCGTCGGGGCTGGGCGCAGAGCGTCGCCGAACGCGAGCCGGGGGTGGCGAGCGTGTCCGCGCCGGTGCGGGACTCCACCGGCACGGTGATCGCCGCGGTGTCGGTTTCCGGCCCGGTGGACCGGATCGGGCGCAAGCCGGGCGCCCGCTGGGCCGCCGATCTGCTGGCGGCCGCCGACTCGCTGCAGGAACGCCTGTGACCGATCCCACGCCCGCCGGTTCCGCACCAGATCATCCATAGTGGATCAGGCTCCGGCGTGCAGGTGCGCGGCCCAGGAACTGGGACCGCGCCGGCGCGGCCACGCGCAGCCGACGAGTCGCCGCGAGCGGGGCCGTCACGCCATCGAGCCGCCCTGGTTGTGCCGCGATCGCACGGTGGAACTCCGCCGCGACCGTGGCCGGCCACCCCGTCCTCGACCTCCCGCGGCGTCGCCGTTACCTGCGGGTACCCGGCGACCTTGGCAGGCCGAGGCCAGGTGCACCGCCTCGTTCGCGTGGCGCGGGCCGTGGCACAGGCGGACAGGTAGGCGGGCTCCGCCGGGTCGAGGTCGAGCCCGCCGGACTCCGCGAACCCGGCCTCGGTCACCGGTTCGGTCGAGTCACGGAGCTCGGCCAGTGCGGAACGCACCGGATCGGGCAGGCTGTCCGGCCGGTCGAGACAGAACGGCGCGAGGAACAGCACTCCCGCACCCCTCCGCGGCCGCGATCCGGTCGTCCTCCCCGGTACCGAGCCGGTGCTGGGCCCGTTCCCGCAACGCCGCGAGTAACCGCTCACGCATTCGATGTGCTCCCCGGACCAGACGGTGGAATCGACGTTACCGGCTGAGCGGGCACCGGCCATCCGCTAGCATGCCGGGCACCCGGATGCCGGCCCATCCCGCTGGGAGAGCATGGACACCGAGCCCCTACCCGATCCGCTGGCCGATTTCTGCGCGAACCTTCCCCGGTTGCGTTCGCTGCTGAGTGGGCCCGCGTCCGCGGCGCGCCGGGCCGCGGTCGAGCGGGCGGCCGAGGCGATCCGGCGCGGCGAACCGGTCGGCTTGCCGCTGGCCGAGCTCGGGTTCCCGCGCGGTACCAGAGGAGCCCCCGCGGGAGGCGCACCGCGACAGACCTCCTCGCTGCCGCCACCGGTCCACGCCGAGCAACGGACGATCACCGGCGTCTACCTGTGCCCAAGGGGACAGTGCGACCGGATGGAGCTGCGCGCCGCGGGGTCCGAACTGCCCAGCTGCCACGTGCACGAGCAGGCGCTGCGGTTCGTCCCGGACGAGTGAGGGGCACGCGATGACCGGCTTCCTCACCGAACTCGGCCGCAAGCTGGCCGAGCGCTGGGTGGCCACGCTGGTGTTGCCGGGGCTGGTGTGCACCGCGGTCACGGCCATCGCGGTGACCCTCGGGCACGGGAACTGGGCGGACACAGGCATGCTGTGGCGTCGGCTGACCGAGTTCACCGCCACCGGTAGCGGTACGCGGCAGCAGACCGAGTTACTGCGCACGGTGGTGCTGCTGCTCGTGCTGCTGCTCGCCTCGGTGGCCACCGGGCTGCTGGCGCGGGCGCTGGCCGCGCCGGCGGAGTCGCTGCTGTCCGGACGTTGGCCGTCCTTCCTCCGCCCGCTGGCATCCGCGCTGACCCGGCGCAGGAGACTGCGCTGGCAACGGGCCGACGAGCGCGGCGAGGACGCGGAACGCAACCGCATCGCGCTCGCCGAACCGCGTTGCGCCACCTGGATCGGCGACCGGCCGCGGGCACCGGACATCCGGGTGTACAGGGAGTACGGCCTCGACCTTGCCGCGGCGTGGAGCCGGTTGTGGCTGCTGGTTCCGGACACCACCCGCGTACCGCTGGCCGAGGCGAGGCACCGCCTCGACGAGGCGACCACGCTCGGCGGCTGGGCCGCGCTGTACCTGATGCTGGGGACCGTTTGGTGGCCCGCGGGGGTGCTCGGGCTGGTGGTCGCGATCATCGCGTGGCGCAGGGCAAGACTCGCCGCGGAGGGTTATGCCGACCTGGTGGAGGCCTGCGTCGACGTCCACCTCTACGACCTGCTCGACCGCTTCCGCGACGAGGACGGCACCCCGGCCGATCAGCCCGCAGCAGGGCAAGGTCATCACCGCGCGGTTCCACAAGGCAACCTGAGTGTCCGGCGACGGCGTTCGCGCACCGGCAGGCCCCGTGTTTGCCCGACTACGCTAGGTTGGATTCGCCAACCACACGTCCACCGGACAGCGAGGTAGGAGATGCAGCCCACCGAATCCGCACCAGCGCCCAGTTCCGTGCCCGTCGGCGTCGACCCCAACCGTGCCAGCATCGCCCGCGTGTACGACGCGGCCCTCGGCGGTAAGGACAACTACGCGATCGACCGCGAGGTCATCGAGCAGGTGAAGACGGTCGCGCCGGAAATCCGCGAGATGGCGTGGGCAAACCGGAACTGGATGACTCGCGCGGTGCGTTTCATGGTCCAGCACGCACGGATCGACCAGTTCATCGATTGTGGCTCCGGGCTGCCCACCGCGGAAAACGTCCACCAGGTCGTGCAGCGAACCGACCCGGACTCCGTCGTGGTCTACACCGACAACGACCCCGTCGTGCTCGCACACGCCAAGGCGCTGCTCGCCGACACCGACAACACGTACTTCGCCGACGCCGACATCTACCAGCCGAGCCAGTTCTACGACCACGACATCGTCCGGACCCGCATCGACTTCGACCGGCCGATCGGACTCGTGCACAGCAGCACCATCCACCATTACCCTGGCGACTTCGCGGACCTGATGCGGCAGTACATCGACCCGCTGCCGTCCGGCTCCTGGGTGGCCCTGAGCCACTTCTACGACCCCGAGACGCCGGAACTGAGCGAGGTCGCGCGCCGGATCGAGGAGGTCTTCGAGCACAGCGCGATGGGCAGTGGTTGGTTTCGCACCCGGGAGGAAATCCTGTCCATGATGCCGGGCCTGGAGATCACCCCACCGCAGCCGGGGATGGACGCCACCGTGGTTCCGTGCGACCTGTGGTGGCCGGATGGCCCGCTGCAGCGGGCGCTCACCGCGGAGCAGGAATGCATCGGCTGTGTCGTGGGTCGTAAACCCTGACCCCTGCCGGGGCACCGAACCCACCGGCACGCGGGACAGCGGGAACACACGTCGCCGCCGCCCACACGATCGTCCTGATCGTGTGGGCGGCTTCAGCGGAGCACATGTCCCCGACCTTCACCAACGGCGGCCGGCACAGCGGATACGCCGGGTTGGCATCTCATGCACACCCAGGACCCCGATACCGGAACTACGGGAGACCGCGTTACAGCGTTTCGGGTAGGCCGAACATTGTCGGCCGTCCACCACTTTCGGAAAACGTGATTCCGCCAGGAATCGTGCGACGCCCGGCGTGCCACTGACCCACCGGCTCGTGCGCGGGTCGTTGCCGTCCACGTTGTTCCCGGCGCTCGGCGACGGCTCGTTACGCCTCCGGCACGCCGCCGACGACGACTCGGATCATCAAGACCACGACATGCAACACAGTGGCCGCTGACCAGATACTCACCGGTCAGCGGCCACTGGGTGTAGCTGTATGTACCCCCGATGGGATTCGAACCCACGCTACCGGCGTGAGAGGCCGGCGTCCTAGGCCGCTAGACGACGGGGGCTTGCTGTGTTGCTGAAGAGAACTTACCAGAGGCTGATTCACTCTCCGCAGCTGGGGTACCAGGACTCGAACCTAGACTAACTGAACCAGAATCAGTCGTGCTGCCGATTACACCATACCCCAATGGGATGCCGTTCCTGCCGTGGCCGGCGCGGCACCGCCGGAAGAAAATACTAGACCATGCCGGTTCGGGGGGATCAGCCGGGGCCACCGCTCGGTGCTCGCCTGGAAACGCGCGCACATGTTCGCCGAGCACGTTCCTCCACCCACCACCGCAGGTCACAGTGGCTCGGCCGCTCTGTCAGCGTGGCAGCGGCACCCCAGGAACCCCGACCCGGGCAAACTCGCAGACCAGTAGCTCAGGGAGCTCCGCGAGGGTGTTGATGACGTACACGCCGTCGGGGACGGTGGCCGGGCCGCGCCCGCGGTCCAGCCAGACCCCGCCGAGCCCGGCCTGGTGCGCGCCGACGGCGTCGGTGTCCAGCTTGTCACCGACGTGCGCGGCCTCGGCAGGGTCGCAGCCGATGGTGAGGCATACCGAGTGGAACATCACCGGATCGGGCTTGGCCACCCCCAATTCGCCCGCGATGGCCACGTGGTCGAAGAATCGGGCGAGTCCGAGGTCGGCGAGCTTCGCGCGCTGGTGCGCGCCGGAGGCGTTGGTCACAGCGGCGAGCCGGACGCCGGCCGCGGCCAGCCACTCCAGGCAGGGCACCACATCGTCGAACAGCCGCCAGTAACGGCGCAGCAGCTCCTTCCGGCGCTGTTCGAAGACCGCGGGGTCCCGTGGCTCGACGAGCATGCCGATGGTCGCCAACTCGGCGAGGAAGTACTGGGTGCGTCGCCGGTGCATGGACGCGTAGTCGATCTCACCGGCCACCACCCTGGCGACGTGTTCCTCGGTGACCCGTTCCCAGAGCGACCACATGTCCGCCCTGCCGATCAAGGCGGCGAGCGCGTGCCGGCCCGCCGCGGTGAAGTCGATCAGCGTGTCATCGATGTCAAGGCACACCAGCCGGAGGTTCGGTGGGCCCCACGGTTCGCGGTGGTCCAGTCGGGAGACTACTGCCTGCTGTTCGGTCGGGGAGGCAAGCGCAAAATCCACCCCGAGAGGCTAGGCCACTTTCGGCCGTACCGATTCGACTGAGAAGGTGATTAGCACTGCTCTGTTACGGTGCCAATTATCTACGCTCAGTTGCCAGGCACCGCCCGACGCAGCCGTCCGAGGGACCTTTCTCGCCCCAGCAACTCCATCGACTCGTACAACGGTGGCGAAACCGTACGCCCGGTGATCGCCACTCGGACGGGGGCGAAGGCCTTACGAGGCTTGAGCCCCAGTCCGTCCACAAGCGCATCCTTGAGGGCCTGCTCGATACCGGCCGCGGTCCAGGACGGCAGCGTATCCAAGGCTTCGATGGAGGCACGTAGCACGGGTTCGGCGTCGGCGCCGAGCGCCTTGGCCGCTGCCGCCTCCTCCGGCGCGAACTCCGCCTCCTCGGCGAACAGGAAGCGCACCAACTCACTGGCTTCCCCCAGTACGGTGACCCGTTCCTGCACCAGTGGCGCGATCACACGCAGGGTGCCCAGCTGATCCTCGGTCGGCTGCCGGGGCAGCACCCCCGCGGCGGCCAGGTAGGGCACCACCCTGGCGGTGAAGTCCTCGGCGTCCAGGGCACGCACATGCGTGGCGTTGATGGCCTCGGCCTTCTTCACGTCGAACCGCGCCGGGTTCGCGCTGACCTTGCTGATCTGGAAGGCCGCGACCAGCTCGTCCACGTCGAAGATGTCCCTGTCCTCGGCGATGGACCAGCCGAGCAGGGCGAGGTAGTTCAGCAACCCCTCGGGAATGAACCCGCGCTCGCGGTAGTGGAAAAGATTCGAGGAAGGATCCCGTTTGGACAATTTCTTGTTGCCCTCACCCATCACGTAGGGCAGATGCCCGAACTCCGGGGTGAAGTCGGTGACGCCGATCCGGCGCAACGCCTGGTACAGCGCGAGCTGGCGGGGCGTCGACGGCAACAGGTCCTCACCGCGCAGCACGTGGGTGATCCGCATCAGTGCGTCGTCCACCGGATTGGTCAGCGTGTAGAGCGGATCCCCGTTCGCACGCACCAGAACCGGGTCCGGAATGCTGCCGCCGGGAAAACTGATCTCGCCGCGGACCAGGTCGGTCCAGCCCAGGTCCTCCTCGGGCATCCGCAGGCGCAGCACCGGAAGCCGCCCCTCGGCCCGGAAGGCCGCCTTCTGTTCCGCGGTGAGCCGCCGGTCGTGGTTGTCATAGCCGAGCTTGGGGTCCTGGCCCGCCTCCCGGCGGCGCCGCTCGACCTCCTCGTTCGTGGAGAAGGCCTCGTACAACTCCCCCGCCTCGAGCAACCGCGCCGCGATGTCGGCGTAGACCTCCCGCCGCTCGCTCTGCCGGTACGGCCCGTACTCGCCGCCGACTCCCGGCCCCTCGTCCCAGTCGAGGCCGAGCCAGCGCAACGCGTCCAGCAGCGCGTCGTAGGACTCCTGGGTGTCCCGCGCGGCATCGGTGTCCTCGATCCGGAACACCAGGCTGCCGCCGTGGTGGCGGGCGAAGGCCCAGTTGAACAGGGCGGTACGGATCAGCCCGACGTGCGGGGTGCCGGTCGGTGAGGGGCAGAAGCGGGCGCGTACCCGGGCGGCGTCGTCACTCATAGCCAGCTCAGCGTATCGGCTTGACGCGGTGGACGTGCCGGGTGCATCGTGTAGTTATTCAACATATGATGAAAAAGAGGTGGTGGCGATGACCGAGCGCACGACCTGCGTGGTGATCGGCGGTGGACCGGCCGGCATGGTCGCCGGGCTGTTGCTGGCCAGGGCCGGGGTGGAGGTCACGGTGCTGGAGAAGCACGGCGACTTCCTGCGTGACTTCCGCGGGGACACCGTGCACCCTTCGACCCAGGAGTTGCTCGACGAGCTGGGTCTCGGCGAACGGTTCGCCGAGCTCCCGCAGAGCAGGCTCGAGGAGATCGCCTTCCCGATCGACGACGAGCAGAGCCTGGTGGTCGGGGACCTGCGCCGGTTGCGCACCGCCCACCCGTACATCGCGATGGTGCCGCAGTGGGACTTCCTCAACCTGCTCGCCGAGGCGGGAAACGCCGAGAGCACCTTCACCCTGCGGATGCACACCGAGGTCACCGAGCTGATCCGCGCCGGCGGCCGGGTGACCGGGGTGCGGTACCGGACCGCCGAGGGCGAGACAGGCGAGCTGTCCGCCGAGCTGACCATCGCCTGCGACGGGCGCTGGTCGCTGGCCCGCAGGGAGGCGAACCTCCGCCCGAAGGAGCTGCCGGTGCCCATCGACGCGTGGTGGTTCCGGCTGCCGCGCAGGGCGGACGAGACCGACTCGAGCCTGCGACCCCGGATGCGGGACAGCCGGTTCGCAATCGTCATCCCGCGCGAGGGCTACTTCCAGATCGCCTGGATCGCGCGGAAGGGCCGTGATCCGCAGCTACGCGCCGCCGGGATCGAGCGGTTCCGGGAGGACCTCGTCGAACTCTTCCCCCAGTTCGCCGACCGGGCCGGCACGCTGGAGTCGATGGACGAGATCAAGCACCTGGACGTCCGGCTCAACCGGCTGAACCGGTGGCACGTGGACGGGCTGCTGTGCATCGGGGACGCGGCGCACGCGATGTCCCCGATCGGCGGGGTCGGGATCAACCTGGCGGTGCAGGACGCGGTGGCGGCGGCCACCCTGCTCGCCGAACCGCTGCGGCACGGCAGGGTCGGGCCGCGGCAGTTGGCGAGGGTGCGCGGCCGTCGCCTGCTGCCGACGATCCTGGTGCAGACCCTGCAGCGCACCCTGCACCGCGTCGTGGTGCGGCCGGTGGTCGAGGGCAGGCGGAACGGGCCGCCGAAACCGATGGTGCGGCTGATGTGGGCGGTGCCCAAGGCCACGTTCCTGCCGGCCTACCTGGTCGGGATCGGGCTCAGGCCGGAGCACGCACCGGCGTTCGCCCGGCGGCTCAGCCGGCCTGCACGGGGTTCGTGAGCGTGCCGATCCCCTCGATGGTGATGGACACCTGCTGCCCCGCGCTGATCGGGCCGACCCCGTCCGGAGTGCCGGTGAGGATCACGTCCCCTGGCAGCAGGGTCATCACGTGCGAGACGAACTCGACCAACTCCGGCACCTTGTGCACCAGCGAGGAGGTACGCGCGTCCTGCTTGACCTCGCCATCGACCTCGCTGCGCAGGGCCAGGTCGGCCGGGTCCGCCGCGGTCTCGATCCACGGCCCGAGCGGGCAGAACGTGTCGTACCCCTTCGCCCTGCCCCACTGGCCGTCCGCCTTCTGCTGGTCCCGCGCGCTGACATCGTTGGCGATGGCGTAGCCGAGCACGGCGGCGGAGGCCCGCG
Proteins encoded in this region:
- the leuC gene encoding 3-isopropylmalate dehydratase large subunit — protein: MSASKPSKPRTPKTLAEKVWEGHTVRRGEGAEPDLLYIDLHLVHEVTSPQAFDGLRLAGRPVRRPDLTIATEDHNVPTVDIELPIADPVSRTQVDTLRRNCQEFGIRLHPMGDAEQGIVHVIGPQLGLTQPGMTVVCGDSHTSTHGAFGAMAFGIGTSEVEHVLATQTLPLRPFKTMAINVDGELRPGVTAKDIILAVIAKIGTGGGQGYVLEYRGSAIESLSMEARMTICNMSIEAGARAGMIAPDEVTFQYLSGRPHAPSGAEWDAAVAAWRELRTDEGASFDAEVHLDASELTPFVTWGTNPGQGLPLGERVPDPDAIADENERYAAEKALAYMDLLPGTPLREVAVDTVFLGSCTNGRIEDLRAAAEVLRGHKVADSVRMLVVPGSMRVRRTAEAEGLDTVFTDAGAEWRQAGCSMCLGMNPDQLQPGERSASTSNRNFEGRQGKGGRTHLVSPLVAAATAVRGTLASPEDLN
- a CDS encoding FAD-dependent oxidoreductase, translating into MDVPGASCSYSTYDEKEVVAMTERTTCVVIGGGPAGMVAGLLLARAGVEVTVLEKHGDFLRDFRGDTVHPSTQELLDELGLGERFAELPQSRLEEIAFPIDDEQSLVVGDLRRLRTAHPYIAMVPQWDFLNLLAEAGNAESTFTLRMHTEVTELIRAGGRVTGVRYRTAEGETGELSAELTIACDGRWSLARREANLRPKELPVPIDAWWFRLPRRADETDSSLRPRMRDSRFAIVIPREGYFQIAWIARKGRDPQLRAAGIERFREDLVELFPQFADRAGTLESMDEIKHLDVRLNRLNRWHVDGLLCIGDAAHAMSPIGGVGINLAVQDAVAAATLLAEPLRHGRVGPRQLARVRGRRLLPTILVQTLQRTLHRVVVRPVVEGRRNGPPKPMVRLMWAVPKATFLPAYLVGIGLRPEHAPAFARRLSRPARGS
- the gltX gene encoding glutamate--tRNA ligase: MSDDAARVRARFCPSPTGTPHVGLIRTALFNWAFARHHGGSLVFRIEDTDAARDTQESYDALLDALRWLGLDWDEGPGVGGEYGPYRQSERREVYADIAARLLEAGELYEAFSTNEEVERRRREAGQDPKLGYDNHDRRLTAEQKAAFRAEGRLPVLRLRMPEEDLGWTDLVRGEISFPGGSIPDPVLVRANGDPLYTLTNPVDDALMRITHVLRGEDLLPSTPRQLALYQALRRIGVTDFTPEFGHLPYVMGEGNKKLSKRDPSSNLFHYRERGFIPEGLLNYLALLGWSIAEDRDIFDVDELVAAFQISKVSANPARFDVKKAEAINATHVRALDAEDFTARVVPYLAAAGVLPRQPTEDQLGTLRVIAPLVQERVTVLGEASELVRFLFAEEAEFAPEEAAAAKALGADAEPVLRASIEALDTLPSWTAAGIEQALKDALVDGLGLKPRKAFAPVRVAITGRTVSPPLYESMELLGRERSLGRLRRAVPGN
- a CDS encoding fumarylacetoacetate hydrolase family protein; its protein translation is MRLARIAHPGGVAFASMEGDGAEAQVLEIAEHPFGRPNFTGRRWPLADVRLLAPILPSKVIAVGRNYSAHAAEFGNEVPAEPMIFIKPSTSVVGPNAAIKLPPSSSRVDFEGELAVVIGQPAKNVPAARASAAVLGYAIANDVSARDQQKADGQWGRAKGYDTFCPLGPWIETAADPADLALRSEVDGEVKQDARTSSLVHKVPELVEFVSHVMTLLPGDVILTGTPDGVGPISAGQQVSITIEGIGTLTNPVQAG
- a CDS encoding IclR family transcriptional regulator codes for the protein MGQHNSSDQHSGIGVLDKAVAVLQAAAEDPCGLAELCSRTGLPRATAHRLAVGLEVHRLLRRGPDGRWRPGTALAELAGGSTDPLLDAAASVLPKLRDITGESVQLYRRDGGQRVCVATAEPPSGLRDTVPIGARLPMSAGSGAKVLAAWADPHTQHTILADAVFGERTLLEIRRRGWAQSVAEREPGVASVSAPVRDSTGTVIAAVSVSGPVDRIGRKPGARWAADLLAAADSLQERL
- a CDS encoding HAD family hydrolase, encoding MCLDIDDTLIDFTAAGRHALAALIGRADMWSLWERVTEEHVARVVAGEIDYASMHRRRTQYFLAELATIGMLVEPRDPAVFEQRRKELLRRYWRLFDDVVPCLEWLAAAGVRLAAVTNASGAHQRAKLADLGLARFFDHVAIAGELGVAKPDPVMFHSVCLTIGCDPAEAAHVGDKLDTDAVGAHQAGLGGVWLDRGRGPATVPDGVYVINTLAELPELLVCEFARVGVPGVPLPR
- a CDS encoding SAM-dependent methyltransferase, whose product is MQPTESAPAPSSVPVGVDPNRASIARVYDAALGGKDNYAIDREVIEQVKTVAPEIREMAWANRNWMTRAVRFMVQHARIDQFIDCGSGLPTAENVHQVVQRTDPDSVVVYTDNDPVVLAHAKALLADTDNTYFADADIYQPSQFYDHDIVRTRIDFDRPIGLVHSSTIHHYPGDFADLMRQYIDPLPSGSWVALSHFYDPETPELSEVARRIEEVFEHSAMGSGWFRTREEILSMMPGLEITPPQPGMDATVVPCDLWWPDGPLQRALTAEQECIGCVVGRKP